The proteins below come from a single Mya arenaria isolate MELC-2E11 chromosome 8, ASM2691426v1 genomic window:
- the LOC128242713 gene encoding uncharacterized protein LOC128242713: protein MDICSLFKTSTVLLLFKGAGVHSTDICTIHEGTGPYTYCEAGSYCCEHNTQCCENSLSPLEAAAIVFGVLLGLCLCIFCALFLTKKKMLRPGQVVQPSNGDFAISMIGGPRPSYQNFNIANYTYTDGRPHAQGPRTSTPLPTAPVLPPPYSQMDPFRPPHFLQPPPQYQESPL from the exons ATGGATATATGTAgtttatttaaaacttcaacGGTATTACTGCTTTTTAAAG GCGCGGGCGTTCACTCTACTGACATCTGTACCATCCATGAAGGGACGGGCCCCTACACGTACTGCGAGGCAGGCTCCTACTGTTGTGAACACAACACACAGTGCTG TGAGAACAGTCTGTCACCACTGGAAGCTGCAGCGATCGTGTTCGGAGTGCTGTTGGGGTTGTGTCTGTGTATTTTTTGTGCACTGTTTCTTACAAAGAAGAAAATGCTTCGTCCTGGACAGGTTGTACAACCATCTAATGGCGACTTTGCAA TTTCAATGATCGGAGGGCCAAGACCGTCGTACCAGAATTTCAACATAGCAAACTATACATATACAGACGGCCGGCCGCACGCTCAAGGACCGCGAACGTCCACGCCGCTCCCGACGGCCCCCGTGCTCCCTCCTCCATACAGCCAGATGGACCCCTTCCGTCCGCCACATTTTTTACAGCCTCCGCCTCAGTATCAAGAGTCCCCGCTTTGA
- the LOC128243926 gene encoding serine/arginine-rich splicing factor 2-like, whose product MSASESELEVAEILGERKSRKGLEYLIRWKNYGKDEDSWEPLKNLQNAVQALAAFKAKLSSPKKKSGRKSKSRSRSRSRSRSRTSSKSPARGKKAASPSRSSRRSTTTVTKTPTVQETKTETVTTSPGRRATTTETVTKSLLTPSTSQKISQVTRSTEVHTSSTRTDSVAPQKEPLGIMGRLCGCWKNMCNCTCGIVRSDYPAIVVFTTIAIIILSFIVQDKVDFEKGWAAFVGFFVGIWTWLTSLMPKSS is encoded by the exons ATGTCGGCATCTGAAAGCGAATTGGAG GTTGCAGAGATACTAGGTGAGCGAAAGAGCCGTAAAGGCCTGGAGTACCTCATCAGGTGGAAGAACTATGGTAAAGATGAAGATTCCTGGGAGCCACTGAAAAACTTGCAAAATGCAGTCCAGGCTCTGGCTGCCTTCAAAGCAAAGCTATCT TCTCCAAAGAAGAAGAGTGGAAGAAAGTCAAAATCTCGATCAAGATCTAGAAGTCGTTCACGCAGCAGGACCTCGAGCAAATCACCGGCCCGCGGGAAGAAGGCGGCGTCACCATCCAGGTCCAGTCGAAGGTCTACAACTACAGTAACAAAAACACCCACTGTACAGGAGACAAAGACCGAAACAGTCACAACCTCACCAGGCAGGAGAGCAACAACAACAGAGACTGTCACT AAATCTCTACTCACTCCATCTACAAGCCAAAAAATCTCTCAGGTGACGAGGAGCACTGAGGTGCACACATCATCCACACGCACGGATTCTGTAGCCCCCCAGAAAGAGCCATTGGGAATCATGGGTAGATTGTGCGGCTGCTGGAAAAACATGTGTAACTGCACATGTGGCATTGTCAGGTCCGACTATCCGGCCATCGTGGTGTTCACAACCATTGCCATCATCATTCTTAGCTTCATTGTCCAGGATAAAGTTGA cTTTGAGAAGGGCTGGGCTGCATTTGTTGGCTTCTTTGTGGGCATCTGGACATGGCTGACGTCGCTGATGCCAAAGAGCAGCTAG